Proteins encoded within one genomic window of Candidatus Brevundimonas colombiensis:
- the ubiG gene encoding bifunctional 2-polyprenyl-6-hydroxyphenol methylase/3-demethylubiquinol 3-O-methyltransferase UbiG has protein sequence MTASNGAASPRLPRSGQGFSQNSSESAFGASIDPADVARFSAQAAEWWDSRGPFAPLHRFNPARLKLIREQLCARLGRDPNAIRPFEGLTLLDVGCGGGLIAEPMRRMGFAVSAIDASSENIGTARAHAEMVGLDIAYRAATVEQIEAEGAGPFDVVLTMEVIEHVADPEGFARACSRLVRPGGVMMVATLNRTLKSLALGKVAAEYVLRWVPAGTHDWRQFLKPDEIRAMLSAEPVTVEGPYGLNYDPLNDRWSQSDDAGINYMMVATRNA, from the coding sequence ATGACCGCTTCTAACGGCGCCGCCTCGCCTCGCCTACCCCGTTCGGGGCAGGGTTTTTCGCAAAATTCGTCCGAAAGCGCGTTCGGCGCATCGATCGACCCCGCCGACGTCGCCCGCTTCTCGGCCCAGGCGGCGGAATGGTGGGATTCGCGCGGGCCGTTCGCGCCGCTGCACCGGTTCAATCCGGCGCGGCTGAAACTGATCCGCGAACAGCTGTGCGCGCGGCTGGGCCGTGATCCCAATGCGATCCGTCCGTTCGAGGGGCTGACCCTGCTGGACGTGGGCTGCGGCGGCGGACTGATCGCCGAGCCGATGCGGCGGATGGGGTTCGCGGTTTCCGCCATCGACGCCTCCAGCGAGAACATCGGCACCGCGCGGGCCCATGCCGAGATGGTCGGGCTGGACATCGCCTATCGCGCCGCCACGGTCGAACAGATCGAGGCCGAGGGCGCCGGCCCCTTCGACGTCGTGCTGACGATGGAGGTGATCGAACACGTCGCCGACCCGGAGGGCTTTGCGCGCGCCTGCTCGCGCCTGGTCAGGCCCGGCGGGGTGATGATGGTCGCCACGCTGAACCGCACGCTGAAATCGCTGGCCCTGGGCAAGGTCGCCGCCGAATACGTCCTGCGCTGGGTCCCGGCCGGCACGCACGACTGGCGCCAGTTCCTGAAGCCCGACGAGATCCGCGCCATGCTGTCCGCCGAGCCGGTGACGGTCGAAGGTCCCTATGGTCTGAACTACGACCCGCTGAACGACCGCTGGAGTCAGTCGGACGATGCGGGGATCAACTATATGATGGTCGCGACCAGAAACGCATGA
- a CDS encoding aspartate kinase, which yields MTRPDTTRLVMKFGGTSMGDLERIRRAARIVAAEAATGKKVAVVVSAMAGKTNELVAWTDGAGPAGAGLPLSDDEYDVVVASGEQVTSGLLAMTLRNMGLNARSWMGWQVPIVTDDAHARARIIDIPGEKLGAALDAGEIAVIPGFQGVTPDGKITTLGRGGSDTSAVAVAAALECPCDIYTDVDGVYTTDPRIESRARRLNRVSFEEMLEMASLGAKVLQTRSVELAMAKQVPVRVLSSFIEPDENGALPHEAGTLICDEEEIVEKRIVSGVTMSRDEARITLLGLSDRVDAPADVFTRLAEANVNVDMIVQSQARTANTVNLTFTTGRRDAVRAAELMKAAQDQLSFEEIRVDEDVAKVSVVGVGMRSHAGVAQTMFKALADKGVKFQAISTSEIKISVLIDAAYAELAVRALHSAYGLDAL from the coding sequence ATGACGCGGCCCGATACGACACGACTGGTGATGAAGTTCGGCGGCACCTCCATGGGCGACCTCGAACGCATTCGTCGTGCGGCGCGCATCGTCGCCGCAGAGGCCGCGACCGGCAAGAAGGTCGCCGTCGTCGTCTCGGCCATGGCGGGAAAGACCAACGAACTGGTCGCCTGGACCGACGGGGCCGGCCCGGCCGGCGCGGGCCTTCCGCTGTCGGACGACGAATATGACGTGGTGGTCGCCTCGGGCGAGCAGGTGACGTCGGGCCTGCTGGCCATGACGCTGCGCAACATGGGTCTGAATGCGCGCTCGTGGATGGGCTGGCAGGTGCCGATCGTCACCGACGACGCCCACGCCCGCGCCCGCATCATCGATATTCCCGGCGAGAAACTGGGCGCGGCCCTGGACGCGGGCGAGATCGCCGTCATCCCCGGCTTCCAGGGCGTGACCCCGGACGGCAAGATCACCACCCTGGGCCGCGGCGGCTCCGACACCTCGGCGGTGGCGGTGGCGGCGGCGCTGGAATGCCCCTGCGACATCTATACCGACGTGGACGGCGTCTATACGACCGACCCACGCATCGAGAGCCGCGCCCGACGGCTGAACCGCGTCTCCTTCGAGGAGATGCTGGAGATGGCCTCCCTGGGGGCCAAGGTGCTTCAAACCCGCTCGGTCGAGCTCGCCATGGCCAAACAGGTGCCGGTGCGCGTGCTGTCCAGCTTTATCGAACCTGACGAAAACGGCGCCCTGCCCCACGAGGCCGGCACCCTGATCTGCGACGAGGAGGAGATCGTGGAAAAACGCATCGTGTCCGGGGTGACCATGAGCCGCGACGAGGCCCGCATCACCCTGCTGGGACTGTCGGATCGGGTCGACGCGCCCGCCGACGTCTTCACCCGCCTGGCCGAAGCCAATGTGAACGTGGACATGATCGTCCAGAGCCAGGCCCGCACCGCCAATACGGTCAACCTGACCTTCACCACCGGGCGCCGCGACGCCGTGCGCGCCGCCGAACTGATGAAGGCCGCGCAGGATCAGCTGAGCTTCGAGGAAATCCGCGTCGACGAGGACGTGGCCAAGGTGTCGGTCGTCGGCGTGGGCATGCGAAGCCATGCGGGCGTGGCCCAGACCATGTTCAAGGCCCTGGCCGACAAGGGGGTCAAGTTCCAGGCCATCTCGACCTCGGAAATCAAGATCAGCGTCCTGATCGACGCCGCCTACGCCGAACTGGCCGTGCGCGCCCTGCATTCGGCCTACGGTCTGGACGCGCTATAG
- the ptsP gene encoding phosphoenolpyruvate--protein phosphotransferase, with protein sequence MPAGGAMTRGPRILLRQIREALGGAGAGATPAQDRLNMVVRIIARSMVAEVCSIYLRRASGELELFATEGLNPEAVHNTRLRPGEGLVGEVARMAQPISLSDAPSHPAFSYRPETGEDPYHAFLGAPLLRGGRAIGVLVVQNRTERRYDEEEVEDIQTIAMVLSETVSSGELLDQDELRDVELAPHRPERLKGQKFADGLAFGHVVLHEAPLAPERLLSDDPAMEEARLKLGLATLKTGLDVMLDKGQGLAGPSFEVLETYRMFADDRGWNRSLEEAVRNGLTAEAAVDRVRNEHRARFAQARDPYIRERLHDFEDLANRLLRVLAGDKPGERELPDDAILVARNLGPADLLEYPRDKLKGLLLEEGSAASHAAIVARALQIPCVGRLMGLRDRLSEGDMIIADGETGEAYLRPRPDMLEAVQSRMAVREQRQAEFAQLRDVPAVTLDGQRITVLTNAGLAVDLENMVETGAEGIGLFRTEFQFMVSDELPRLNTQTALYKLVLDAAGDKPVTFRTLDIGGDKVLPYLEAEREENPALGRRAIRLGLDRPSLLRMQLRALLAAGAGRELRVMFPMIATVDEFRAARELVDIECAWARRRGRALPALLRVGAMVECPSLLWHLDALLPLTDFVSIGTNDLFQYMYAADRTNPLVSDRYDPLSPPTLRALQTIQKACADTGTPVSICGELAGRPLEAFALITLGFTRLSAPAGGVGPVKRMILSADLSAARRGMANLLNLSTGSVRNEIQSLARKLNVSV encoded by the coding sequence ATGCCGGCAGGCGGCGCGATGACCAGGGGACCTCGGATCCTCCTGCGCCAGATCCGCGAGGCTCTGGGGGGAGCGGGTGCGGGCGCCACGCCGGCGCAGGACCGGCTGAACATGGTCGTCCGCATCATCGCCCGCTCGATGGTCGCCGAGGTCTGCTCCATCTATCTGCGCCGCGCCTCGGGCGAGCTGGAGCTGTTCGCCACCGAGGGCCTGAACCCCGAGGCCGTGCACAATACCCGGCTGCGGCCCGGCGAGGGCCTGGTGGGCGAGGTGGCCCGCATGGCCCAGCCGATCAGCCTGTCGGACGCGCCGTCGCACCCGGCCTTCTCCTATCGCCCGGAAACGGGCGAAGACCCCTATCACGCCTTTCTGGGCGCCCCCTTGCTGCGCGGCGGACGGGCCATCGGGGTCCTGGTCGTCCAAAACCGCACCGAGCGGCGCTATGACGAGGAGGAGGTCGAGGACATCCAGACCATCGCCATGGTCCTGTCCGAGACGGTGTCTTCCGGCGAACTGCTGGATCAGGACGAACTGCGCGACGTCGAACTGGCGCCCCATCGGCCCGAACGGCTGAAAGGCCAGAAGTTCGCCGACGGTCTGGCCTTCGGCCATGTGGTCCTGCACGAGGCGCCCCTGGCCCCCGAACGTCTGCTGTCCGACGATCCGGCGATGGAGGAGGCGCGGCTGAAGCTGGGTCTCGCCACGCTGAAGACCGGCCTGGACGTTATGCTGGACAAGGGTCAGGGTCTGGCCGGTCCCTCGTTCGAGGTGCTGGAGACCTATCGCATGTTCGCCGACGACCGGGGCTGGAACCGGTCGCTGGAAGAGGCCGTTCGCAACGGCCTGACGGCGGAAGCCGCCGTGGACCGGGTCAGGAACGAACACCGCGCCCGCTTCGCCCAGGCGCGCGACCCCTATATCCGCGAGCGGCTGCACGACTTTGAGGACCTGGCCAACCGGCTGCTTCGGGTGCTGGCGGGCGACAAGCCGGGCGAGCGCGAACTGCCCGACGACGCCATTCTGGTGGCCCGTAACCTTGGCCCCGCCGATCTGCTGGAATATCCGCGCGACAAGCTGAAGGGCCTGTTGCTGGAGGAAGGATCGGCGGCCAGCCACGCCGCCATCGTGGCCCGCGCCCTTCAGATTCCCTGCGTCGGCCGCCTGATGGGGCTGCGCGACCGGCTGTCGGAAGGCGACATGATCATCGCCGACGGCGAGACGGGCGAGGCCTATCTGCGGCCCCGCCCTGACATGCTGGAGGCCGTCCAGTCGCGCATGGCCGTGCGCGAGCAGCGCCAGGCCGAGTTCGCCCAGCTGCGCGATGTTCCGGCGGTGACGCTGGACGGACAGCGGATCACGGTGCTGACCAATGCGGGCCTGGCCGTCGATCTGGAGAATATGGTGGAGACGGGCGCGGAGGGCATCGGCCTGTTTCGCACCGAATTCCAGTTCATGGTGTCCGACGAACTGCCGCGTCTGAACACCCAGACGGCGCTTTACAAGCTGGTGCTGGATGCAGCAGGCGACAAGCCGGTCACCTTCCGCACCCTGGACATCGGCGGCGACAAGGTGCTGCCCTATCTGGAGGCCGAGCGGGAGGAAAATCCGGCGCTGGGTCGGCGCGCCATCCGTCTGGGTCTGGACCGGCCGTCGCTGTTGCGGATGCAGTTGCGCGCCCTTTTGGCGGCGGGGGCCGGACGCGAACTGCGCGTCATGTTCCCGATGATCGCCACGGTGGACGAGTTCCGGGCCGCGCGCGAACTGGTCGACATCGAATGCGCCTGGGCGCGGCGTCGCGGACGGGCGCTTCCGGCCCTGCTGCGGGTCGGGGCAATGGTCGAGTGCCCGTCCCTGCTGTGGCATCTGGACGCCCTGCTGCCCCTGACGGATTTCGTGTCGATCGGCACCAATGACCTGTTCCAGTACATGTACGCCGCCGACCGAACCAATCCCCTGGTGTCGGACCGTTATGATCCCCTGTCGCCGCCAACGCTGCGTGCGCTCCAGACCATCCAGAAGGCTTGCGCCGACACCGGCACGCCGGTCTCGATCTGCGGAGAGCTGGCCGGCCGGCCGCTGGAGGCCTTCGCCCTGATCACCCTGGGCTTCACCCGTCTGTCGGCCCCGGCGGGGGGCGTGGGGCCGGTCAAGCGGATGATCCTGTCGGCGGACCTGAGCGCGGCGCGGCGCGGCATGGCCAATCTGCTGAACCTGTCCACCGGTTCGGTCAGGAACGAGATCCAATCCCTGGCGCGCAAGCTTAACGTCTCGGTCTGA
- a CDS encoding helix-turn-helix domain-containing protein — translation MASNAGIAPDALKTVADGADPTAAFADAASFGEGLRHIRDRSGKSMAELAAETKVNRRFLTALEQGDWSSLPSRVFALGYVRAYASALGLDEQLAVERFKRESPDTSAPLKAPIGIAFQDVRRQSPRIVAGIAVVALAVIGWNVFQRISLRQTAHPSDIAVAPQTWAGGNAADPRFALSAPMAAPPDQTTPAPYITRGLEAELTGVDPADPAALAAAANAAPVQKAFNPRGAVYGAPANASMVVIQARHAGALVVRLGDGQALFARQMAPGEAWRAPTGVAATVDVSDPAAFDVYLNGEYGGPLAGVLTPLAQLNSRADQTARQLAAVQARAQAQAQAQAQAAQARIQAAATPPATPAAAPSPAPTAPN, via the coding sequence ATGGCGTCGAATGCGGGGATCGCCCCCGATGCGTTGAAGACCGTCGCGGACGGCGCGGATCCGACCGCCGCCTTCGCCGACGCCGCCAGCTTCGGCGAAGGTCTGCGCCACATCCGCGACCGGTCGGGCAAGTCGATGGCCGAACTGGCCGCCGAGACCAAGGTGAATCGTCGTTTCCTGACCGCCCTGGAACAGGGGGACTGGTCGTCCCTGCCCTCGCGCGTCTTCGCCCTGGGCTATGTGCGGGCCTATGCCTCGGCCCTCGGGCTGGACGAACAGCTGGCGGTCGAGCGGTTCAAGCGCGAAAGCCCCGACACCTCGGCGCCGCTGAAGGCGCCCATCGGCATCGCCTTCCAGGACGTGCGCCGTCAGTCGCCCCGCATCGTCGCCGGGATCGCCGTCGTGGCCCTCGCGGTGATCGGCTGGAACGTGTTCCAGCGGATCAGCCTGCGCCAGACCGCCCACCCCTCCGACATCGCCGTGGCGCCCCAGACCTGGGCCGGCGGAAACGCGGCCGACCCCCGGTTCGCCCTCAGCGCGCCCATGGCCGCGCCGCCCGACCAGACCACGCCCGCCCCCTACATCACCCGCGGCCTGGAGGCGGAACTGACCGGCGTCGATCCAGCCGATCCCGCAGCCTTGGCCGCCGCCGCGAACGCCGCGCCGGTGCAGAAGGCCTTCAACCCGCGCGGCGCCGTCTATGGCGCGCCCGCCAACGCCTCCATGGTGGTGATCCAGGCCCGCCACGCCGGGGCCCTTGTCGTGCGGCTGGGCGACGGGCAGGCCCTGTTCGCGCGCCAGATGGCGCCGGGCGAGGCCTGGCGCGCGCCGACCGGCGTGGCCGCCACGGTGGACGTCTCCGATCCGGCGGCGTTCGACGTCTATCTGAACGGGGAATACGGCGGTCCGCTGGCCGGGGTGCTGACGCCCCTGGCCCAGTTGAACAGCCGCGCCGACCAGACCGCACGACAGCTGGCGGCGGTTCAGGCCCGCGCCCAAGCCCAGGCCCAGGCTCAGGCCCAGGCCGCTCAGGCGCGAATTCAGGCGGCCGCGACGCCCCCCGCAACGCCTGCCGCCGCCCCCTCGCCCGCCCCGACCGCGCCGAACTGA
- the ispG gene encoding flavodoxin-dependent (E)-4-hydroxy-3-methylbut-2-enyl-diphosphate synthase yields MSDHTHVRPWRHIERRKSRQIRVGSVLVGGDAPISVQSMTNTPTSDAAATLDQIRQLEEAGADIVRVSCPDVESTAAFKTIAREAKVPLVADIHFHYKRGIEAAEAGAACLRINPGNIGSSDRVRDVIQAARDNGCSMRIGVNAGSLEKELLEKYGEPCPDAMVESALNHARILQDNDFHEFKISVKASDPFLTVAAYQQLAEAIDCPLHLGVTEAGPLRTGTIKSAIGMGSMLWAGIGDTIRVSLAADPVEEIKVGFDILKSLGLRHRGVNIIACPSCARQGFNVIETVAVLEEKLAHISTPMSLSVIGCVVNGPGEALYTDIGFTGGGKGAGMIYLNGKIAHKQANDGMIDHIVALVEEKAAELNAARAAEVQPAE; encoded by the coding sequence ATGAGCGACCATACCCACGTCCGCCCCTGGCGCCATATCGAGCGCCGCAAGAGCCGCCAGATCCGCGTCGGCTCCGTCCTGGTGGGCGGCGACGCCCCGATCAGCGTCCAGTCGATGACCAATACGCCGACCTCCGATGCGGCCGCGACCCTTGACCAGATTCGCCAGCTGGAAGAGGCGGGCGCCGATATCGTGCGTGTCTCCTGCCCCGATGTGGAGTCCACCGCCGCCTTCAAGACCATCGCGCGCGAGGCCAAGGTTCCATTGGTCGCCGACATCCATTTCCACTACAAGCGCGGCATCGAGGCGGCCGAGGCGGGCGCCGCCTGCCTGAGGATCAATCCCGGCAATATCGGCAGCTCCGACCGGGTGCGCGACGTCATACAGGCGGCCCGCGACAACGGCTGCTCCATGCGGATCGGCGTCAACGCCGGGTCGCTGGAGAAGGAGCTGCTGGAAAAATACGGCGAGCCCTGCCCCGACGCCATGGTCGAGAGCGCGCTGAACCACGCCCGCATCCTGCAGGACAACGACTTCCACGAGTTCAAGATTTCGGTGAAGGCGTCCGACCCCTTCCTGACCGTCGCCGCCTATCAGCAGCTGGCCGAGGCCATCGACTGCCCCCTGCACCTGGGCGTGACCGAGGCGGGTCCGTTGCGCACCGGCACGATCAAGTCGGCCATCGGCATGGGGTCGATGCTGTGGGCGGGGATCGGCGACACCATCCGCGTGTCGCTGGCGGCCGATCCGGTCGAAGAGATCAAGGTCGGCTTCGACATACTGAAGTCGCTGGGCCTGCGTCACCGGGGCGTCAACATCATCGCCTGCCCGTCCTGCGCGCGCCAGGGTTTCAACGTCATCGAGACGGTGGCGGTGCTGGAAGAAAAACTGGCCCATATCTCCACGCCCATGAGCCTGTCGGTGATCGGCTGCGTCGTGAACGGGCCGGGCGAGGCGCTCTACACCGACATCGGCTTCACCGGCGGCGGCAAGGGCGCGGGCATGATCTATCTGAACGGCAAGATCGCCCACAAACAGGCCAACGACGGCATGATCGACCACATCGTCGCCCTGGTCGAGGAAAAGGCGGCCGAGTTGAACGCCGCCCGCGCCGCCGAGGTTCAGCCGGCGGAATAG
- a CDS encoding YajG family lipoprotein, which yields MKSNIFAGLAVMGLLGLGACATSEDIVPVPYAVSTATATPGAQNIRVTVASSDARTENRARIGVQINGYGMEMAAIRSQVEVTDIVRDAISAELRQRGYQVGDAGARVNAEVTTFYNDFSVGMLAGKSKADVGLTVTVTNASGAEVYRRAIAGQAERTVQLANGGNAATTLSQALSLALKELMADPAFVAALTR from the coding sequence ATGAAATCGAATATCTTCGCTGGCTTGGCCGTGATGGGCCTGCTCGGCCTTGGCGCCTGCGCGACATCGGAGGATATCGTCCCGGTGCCCTATGCTGTCAGCACCGCGACCGCGACGCCGGGCGCGCAGAACATTCGCGTCACTGTCGCCTCCAGCGACGCCCGCACGGAAAATCGTGCGCGAATCGGCGTCCAGATCAACGGTTACGGCATGGAGATGGCCGCGATCCGGTCTCAGGTCGAGGTGACCGATATCGTGCGCGACGCCATCTCCGCCGAGCTGCGTCAACGCGGCTATCAGGTGGGTGACGCCGGCGCGCGCGTGAACGCCGAGGTTACGACCTTCTACAACGACTTCTCGGTGGGAATGCTGGCGGGCAAGTCCAAGGCCGATGTCGGTCTGACCGTGACCGTGACCAACGCTTCAGGCGCAGAAGTTTATCGCCGCGCGATCGCCGGACAGGCCGAGCGGACCGTGCAATTGGCCAATGGCGGCAATGCAGCCACGACGCTGTCTCAGGCCTTGAGTCTGGCCCTGAAGGAACTGATGGCCGATCCAGCCTTCGTCGCCGCCTTGACGCGCTGA
- a CDS encoding sulfite exporter TauE/SafE family protein, producing MQDFLLFLAVGFLAQIVDGALGMAYGVISSTVLLSFGVPPATASASVHAAEVFTTAASAGSHTVNKNVNWKLFAPLALGGVVGGGIGAFVLTSIDGDAIRPWITAYLAVMGLVIIWRATRQTRERIFPRKFAGPLGLVGGFFDAVGGGGWGPTVTTTLVGTGQDPRVSIGTTNTAEFFVTSAISATFLVALLTGHWKEAEAISSHAMAVLGLVVGGLFAAPLAGVIARIAPRRVLTYGVGAVVLLSAGYQALRLFKLI from the coding sequence ATGCAAGATTTCCTTCTCTTCCTCGCCGTCGGGTTTCTGGCGCAGATCGTCGATGGCGCCCTGGGCATGGCCTATGGGGTGATCTCCTCGACCGTCCTGCTGTCGTTCGGGGTGCCGCCCGCTACCGCCTCGGCCAGTGTTCACGCAGCAGAGGTCTTCACCACCGCCGCCTCGGCCGGCTCTCACACCGTCAACAAGAACGTGAACTGGAAGCTCTTCGCGCCCCTGGCCCTGGGCGGGGTAGTCGGCGGCGGGATCGGGGCCTTTGTCCTGACCAGCATCGATGGCGACGCCATCCGTCCGTGGATCACCGCCTATCTGGCCGTCATGGGCCTGGTCATCATCTGGCGCGCCACCCGTCAGACGCGCGAACGGATATTCCCGAGAAAGTTCGCCGGACCTCTCGGTCTGGTGGGCGGCTTCTTCGATGCGGTCGGCGGCGGCGGCTGGGGACCCACGGTCACGACGACCCTGGTCGGCACCGGCCAAGACCCTCGCGTGTCGATCGGCACGACCAATACGGCCGAATTCTTCGTCACCTCGGCCATTTCCGCCACCTTCCTGGTCGCCCTGCTGACCGGCCACTGGAAGGAGGCCGAGGCCATCTCCAGCCACGCCATGGCCGTGCTTGGCCTGGTGGTCGGCGGTCTGTTCGCAGCGCCGCTGGCCGGCGTCATCGCCCGCATCGCGCCGCGTCGCGTCTTGACCTACGGCGTCGGCGCGGTGGTGCTGCTGTCGGCGGGCTACCAGGCGCTTCGGCTGTTCAAACTGATCTGA
- a CDS encoding Rrf2 family transcriptional regulator — MLSNRSRYALRAMVHLAGLPGGGPATIAEIAEAAAAPRKFLEAILLDLRRQQLLVSRRGRSGGYSLAAPADAISFADVIRALEGPLALAPCASRTAYGPCETCPDVETCPLQPVLRDGRDALAAVFEARSLLQAAVNSSPIDPLGK; from the coding sequence ATGCTGTCCAATCGGTCCCGCTATGCGTTGCGCGCCATGGTCCATCTGGCCGGCCTGCCGGGGGGCGGGCCGGCGACCATCGCCGAGATCGCCGAGGCGGCCGCCGCCCCGCGCAAGTTTCTGGAGGCCATCCTTCTGGACCTGCGGCGACAGCAGTTGCTGGTCTCCAGGCGCGGGCGGTCGGGCGGCTACAGCCTTGCGGCCCCGGCCGACGCCATCAGCTTCGCCGACGTGATCCGCGCGCTGGAGGGGCCGCTGGCCCTGGCGCCCTGCGCCTCGCGCACCGCCTATGGTCCCTGCGAGACCTGCCCCGATGTCGAGACCTGTCCGCTTCAACCTGTGCTTCGCGACGGGCGCGATGCTCTGGCGGCGGTGTTCGAGGCGCGATCCCTGCTGCAAGCCGCCGTCAATTCTTCTCCTATTGACCCGCTAGGAAAATAG
- a CDS encoding response regulator, whose protein sequence is MFDRPPITEPDNAGADPLAGSVERLCRLYDTRLAQTDGDLSPEDARELKAMAAIYDLDIDRSSAEIWRDLRAVVTRQVPDAAQDAAPRENAQALTLLVVEDDADAAASLTELLTEAGHSVVGPFHSAAVAEAAAALHAIDAALLDINLSGEMTGVELAEVLTARWDVRVIFISGDVSAAARHADLAEALVLKPYNAAQILEAVARLGQAG, encoded by the coding sequence ATGTTCGACCGCCCGCCCATTACCGAACCCGACAACGCCGGCGCCGATCCCCTCGCCGGCAGCGTAGAGCGCCTGTGCCGGCTCTACGACACCCGTCTCGCCCAGACCGACGGCGATCTGTCGCCCGAGGATGCGCGCGAGCTGAAGGCCATGGCCGCCATCTATGATCTGGACATCGACCGGTCGTCGGCCGAGATCTGGCGGGACCTGCGGGCCGTGGTGACGCGCCAGGTCCCGGACGCGGCGCAGGACGCGGCTCCGCGCGAGAACGCCCAGGCCCTGACGCTTCTGGTGGTCGAGGACGACGCCGATGCCGCCGCCAGCCTGACGGAACTGCTGACCGAGGCGGGGCACAGCGTCGTCGGCCCCTTCCACAGCGCCGCCGTCGCCGAGGCCGCCGCGGCCCTGCACGCCATCGACGCGGCCCTGCTGGACATCAATCTGTCGGGCGAGATGACCGGCGTCGAACTGGCCGAGGTTCTGACCGCCCGGTGGGACGTGCGGGTCATCTTCATCTCCGGCGACGTCAGCGCGGCGGCCCGTCACGCGGATCTGGCCGAGGCCCTGGTGCTGAAACCCTACAACGCCGCTCAGATTCTGGAGGCTGTCGCCCGCCTCGGTCAGGCCGGGTGA
- the prfA gene encoding peptide chain release factor 1 has translation MRLPQARLDQVLDRFHEVEARMGAATDGAEIVRLSKEHAELKPVADAVQGLARVRAEMADLDAMTADPEMAAMAQDELQVLNDALPGLEREVALLLAPRDADENASAVLEVRAGTGGDEAALFAGDLFRMYSRYASTRGWRIELDSATEGDAGGYKEIIATVTGEGVFGRLKFESGVHRVQRVPTTEAGGRIHTSAATVAVLPEVEDVEIEILDKDIRIDTFRASGSGGQHVNKTDSAVRITHLPTGIVATSSEKSQHVNRDKAMRNLRVRLYDMQRQAKDLARADTRKSQVGSGDRSERIRTYNFPQGRVTDHRIGLTLHSLPQILEGDIDPLLNALIAEDQAARLADLEAEFG, from the coding sequence TTGCGTCTGCCCCAGGCCCGTCTCGATCAGGTGCTCGACCGTTTTCACGAAGTCGAGGCCCGCATGGGAGCCGCGACCGACGGTGCCGAGATCGTGCGTCTGTCCAAGGAGCACGCCGAGTTGAAACCGGTGGCCGACGCGGTCCAGGGTCTGGCCCGCGTCCGCGCCGAAATGGCCGATCTGGACGCCATGACCGCAGATCCTGAAATGGCGGCGATGGCCCAGGACGAGTTGCAGGTTCTGAACGACGCCCTGCCCGGTTTGGAGCGTGAGGTCGCCCTTCTGCTGGCGCCCCGCGACGCCGACGAGAACGCCTCGGCCGTGCTGGAGGTGCGCGCCGGCACGGGCGGCGACGAAGCGGCCCTGTTCGCCGGCGACCTGTTTCGCATGTATTCGCGCTACGCCTCCACCCGCGGCTGGCGGATCGAGCTGGATTCGGCGACCGAAGGCGACGCAGGCGGCTATAAGGAAATCATCGCCACCGTCACCGGCGAGGGCGTGTTCGGGCGGCTAAAGTTCGAAAGCGGGGTCCACCGCGTTCAGCGCGTGCCGACCACCGAGGCGGGCGGTCGCATCCACACCTCTGCCGCGACCGTCGCGGTTCTGCCCGAGGTCGAGGATGTCGAGATCGAAATCCTGGACAAGGATATCCGCATCGACACCTTCCGGGCGTCGGGATCGGGCGGCCAGCACGTCAACAAGACGGATTCGGCGGTGCGGATCACCCACCTGCCGACGGGGATCGTGGCGACCAGTTCTGAAAAGTCCCAGCACGTGAACCGCGACAAGGCGATGCGGAACCTGCGTGTGCGGCTGTACGACATGCAGCGCCAGGCCAAGGATCTGGCGCGCGCCGATACACGCAAGTCGCAGGTGGGGTCGGGCGACCGGTCAGAACGCATCCGCACCTACAACTTCCCGCAAGGCCGGGTGACGGATCACCGGATCGGCCTGACCCTGCACAGCCTGCCGCAGATTCTGGAAGGCGACATCGACCCGTTGCTGAACGCCCTGATCGCCGAGGATCAGGCGGCGCGTCTGGCCGATCTGGAAGCCGAGTTCGGCTGA